CAACTCCTTCACGAAGGCGACGTCATCTTCTATCGGCGTTTTAGGGAACATGTAGAAAGCTCCCTGCGGCTTGACCAGGGAATAGCCCATTTCCGTGAGGCTCTTGTAAAGGAAATAACAGGGGGCGACAGCCTTACAGGCAGGCGCATGAGACAGGACAACGAAACCTTTCCGCCGACGCATAAGATAATTTTAGCGGCGAACCATAAGCCAATAATCCATGATACAACACGCGCACTTTGGCGAAGAATAGCTCTGATCCCTTTCAATTATGTATTCGAAAAAGAAGAACAGAAGAAGGATTACCATGAAATATTGCTTGAGGAAAGAGACGGAATATTGCAGTGGATGATCAAGGGGTGTTTAGAGTGGCAGTCGGAAGGTTTAGGTGAACCGCGGGAAGTAGAAGAC
The nucleotide sequence above comes from Candidatus Omnitrophota bacterium. Encoded proteins:
- a CDS encoding DNA primase, producing QLLHEGDVIFYRRFREHVESSLRLDQGIAHFREALVKEITGGDSLTGRRMRQDNETFPPTHKIILAANHKPIIHDTTRALWRRIALIPFNYVFEKEEQKKDYHEILLEERDGILQWMIKGCLEWQSEGLGEPREVEDATKAYKTDMDILGEFLDDCCVIDQTVEVTNKALKEAYKNWCQKNGEKELRSKVLSSKLIEKGFKRKENMQVALSRGRGWEGLGIKVPDTDDTDK